GGACCGGTGGTCACGGTCGGCGCGCTCGTCGCTGGTGGCATGACTGGCGCAACACCGGCACGGCGCTGCCTCTTCCGTGGTGTCCGGTCCGCGAGAAGACTCGGGCGATGACCCCGTTCGTCGACCCGCCGCCGTTCGCCGCCTGGGAGCACCGGACGGCCCGTGAGGGCTTCGAGGTCGCGCACCTCACGGGCCTCGACGGTGGGTGGCTGATCACGACGTGCACGACCGCGGTCGAGGACGGCGAGCCGTGGGTCGTCGAGGCGACGATCGACGTCGACGCCACCTGGACGACGCGGCGGGCGCACGTCCGTGGGCTGTCACCGGACGGCGAGCGCACGCTCGTGCTCGACGGCGACGGCGCGGGCGGCTGGCGCATCGACGGCGAGCCCGACCCGCGCCTCGACGGCTGCCTGGACGTCGACCTGGAGTCCTCCGCCGTCACGAACACGCTGCCCGTGCACCGCCTGCGCCTCGCGGTCGGCGAGGGCGGGCCCGCGCCGGCCGTCTACGTCCGGGCCGTCGGGCTGGGCGTCGAGCGGCTCGAGCAGACGTACGCGCGCGTCGACCACGACGGTCCGGGGGAGCGGTTCGCGTACACGGCACCGGCGTTCGACACCGCGTGCGACCTCGAGGTCGACGCCGCGGGGCTCGTGCTCGAGTACCCGGGGATCGCGGCGCGCCGGTTCTGACCGCGTGCCCGAGCGGTCCGGTGCCGGTGGTCGGGCGACCCGGCGGCGCTACGGTCGGGCGGTCGACCCGGAAGGACCCCCGTGACCGCACCGTCCGACGTGCCCGCCCCGCGTGAACCCCTCGACCTCGGCGGGCCCGCCGCAGAGACCCGCGCGGATGTGGTGCGCGTGCTGCGTGCCGCCGGGTGCGTGTTCGCCGAGGACGAGGCCGACCTGCTGCTCGCGGAGGCGCGCACGCCCGCGCAGCTCACGGACCTCGTGGCGCGCCGGGTCGCCGGGCTCCCGCTCGAGCAGGTGCTCGGGTGGGCCGCCTTCGCGGGGCTGCGCGTCGTCGTCGAACCCGGGGTGTTCGTGCCGCGACGGCGGTCCGAGCTGCTCGTGCGCGAGGCCGTGCGCCGGCTCGGCCGGCAC
The Cellulomonas sp. NS3 DNA segment above includes these coding regions:
- a CDS encoding putative glycolipid-binding domain-containing protein, which produces MTPFVDPPPFAAWEHRTAREGFEVAHLTGLDGGWLITTCTTAVEDGEPWVVEATIDVDATWTTRRAHVRGLSPDGERTLVLDGDGAGGWRIDGEPDPRLDGCLDVDLESSAVTNTLPVHRLRLAVGEGGPAPAVYVRAVGLGVERLEQTYARVDHDGPGERFAYTAPAFDTACDLEVDAAGLVLEYPGIAARRF